GCATATCCAGCTGGGTAACATCGCCATTCCCAAGGCAAGTTCCGAGGCGCGCATCCGGGAGAACCTGGACGTGTTCGGCTTTGCCCTGTCGGATCGCGACATGGCGGCCCTTGCGGAGCTTGAGCGCGGGCAGCGCACCGGCTCCCACCCGGACAACGTCAACTAGGACGGGGAATCGTGAAGACCGCTGCCCGCCAGCCATCCGCCGCGCCGGCCTACTTCAGCACCGGGCTGGCCGCCCGCACCCATGCCGCGCACATCGAACTCGATGGCAGCCGCGTCGCGTACTGGACCTATGAACCGGTCCGGGTCACTGCCGAAACCCGCACCATCCTGGTCATCCACGGGTTCCGCGGCGACCACCATGGCCTGCTCCGCGTGGCCGATCAGCTGCCGGAAATGCGGATCATCATGCCGGACCTGCCCGGTTTCGGCAGCTCAGCCGCGTTCGCGGCGGGACAGCATTCGGTGTCCCAGTACGGCGACTTCATCAGCTCCTTCATGGCGGCGCTCGGCCTGGGCCCGGACACCGTGCTGCTGGGCCACTCCTTCGGCTCCATCATCGCGTCCCACTTTGTGGCCGCGCATCCCGGGACGGTCACCCCGCTGATCCTCATCAATCCCATCGCCGCGCCCGCCCTGGAAGGCCCCAAGGGCCTCATGACCAAATTGGCCGTGCTCTATTACCGGCTCGCGGCACGCCTCCCCCGCACCCTGGGCCTGGCGCTGCTGCGGAGCCCGCTGATTGTCCGGGTCATGAGCGAGACCATGGCCAAGACGGCCGACAAGGACCTGCGCCGGTTCATCCATGGCCAGCATCACGCCTACTTCAGCAGCTTCGCGGACCGGGAAAGCCTCCTCCAGGCATTCACCGCATCCGTGAGCGCGCACGTGGCGGAGGTTGCTGAGAAGCTCACCCTGCCGGTGCTGCTCGTGGCCGGCGAGAAGGACGAAATCGCCACGCTGCCGGACCAGCACGTCCTCGCCGGGCTCCTGCCGGACGGGGAACTCAAAGTCATTGCCGGCGTCGGCCATCTGATCCATTACGAAACGCCCGCACCGGCCGCCGGTTTCATTCGCAGCTTCCTTAAGGACCACCCCGCGTGAAGATTCTCATCGATGCCCGGTTCACCCGACACGACCACCACGACGGGATCAGTCGCTACGGGGCAAGCCTGATCGCAGCGACGGCCAGGATCGCCGACGTCTCCATGCTGATCAGTGATCCCCGTCAGCTCGCCCTGCTCCCGGACGTTCCCTACACGCTGATCAACAGCCCGCTCTCCCCCGCGGAGCTGTTTGTGGCGCGCAAAATCAATCCGTTAGGGGCGGACGTGGTGGTCTGTCCCATGCAGACCATGGGCAGCTGGGGGCGCGACTACGGCCTGGTCCTGACC
The window above is part of the Pseudarthrobacter sp. IC2-21 genome. Proteins encoded here:
- a CDS encoding alpha/beta fold hydrolase, with the protein product MKTAARQPSAAPAYFSTGLAARTHAAHIELDGSRVAYWTYEPVRVTAETRTILVIHGFRGDHHGLLRVADQLPEMRIIMPDLPGFGSSAAFAAGQHSVSQYGDFISSFMAALGLGPDTVLLGHSFGSIIASHFVAAHPGTVTPLILINPIAAPALEGPKGLMTKLAVLYYRLAARLPRTLGLALLRSPLIVRVMSETMAKTADKDLRRFIHGQHHAYFSSFADRESLLQAFTASVSAHVAEVAEKLTLPVLLVAGEKDEIATLPDQHVLAGLLPDGELKVIAGVGHLIHYETPAPAAGFIRSFLKDHPA